The Danio aesculapii unplaced genomic scaffold, fDanAes4.1, whole genome shotgun sequence genome has a window encoding:
- the lrit1b gene encoding LOW QUALITY PROTEIN: leucine-rich repeat, immunoglobulin-like domain and transmembrane domain-containing protein 1b (The sequence of the model RefSeq protein was modified relative to this genomic sequence to represent the inferred CDS: substituted 1 base at 1 genomic stop codon) gives MPGCVPWGVALALCCFPLLCGSCPAQCSCFYHKLSDGSKSRSVLCNDPDLTDIPDNFPLDASKLRIEKTSLSRISSAPFLQLSSLEYLWISFNSLSSISPDTFRGLYALDELRMDGNVLTSFPWECLLDMPSLRLLDLHNNKISSIPAEATLYIRNLTYLDLSSNSLTTVPPEVLMSWFSPKPPPDAEGSRMILGECFCTADIPLXTLLTDRRITRLSVLFTGLHDNPWQCDCRLFDLVQFQKFPSSSVAFIDTGLRCAEPESLSGVLFSDAELRRCQIPRVHTAVARVRSSIGNNVLLRCGTIGVPIPELSWARADGKPMNGTVQQEVSKEGIIWSILSVPAVSYRDSGKYVCRATNFVGSADAIISLVISDTWQIDEAVAKRSHGKKNGGFGRAAYQEKLIARYVPPSTSAAVPIIEPLNAPQGSSSIQIESYSVSADASKPKTKLKPKPTPPPVSQTEPVALQRDVLNNLEPNASSLQQGPERRVVRSVKIIGDTDHTVSLNWRAPTATNTTSFSVLYAVFGERDMRRINVGPGKNRITIEGLVPKTKYIACVCVKGLIPKKEQCVIFSTDEAASASGTQKLINVVVITVACVIAVPLTLIVCCGALKRRLQKLLGRKSKDIQDSYVTFETLPPGTKAKGLEGEFLTRLNPDESNRLLSARSSVDSEATARTEGQPNEYFC, from the exons ATGCCCGGCTGCGTGCCCTGGGGTGTAGCGCTGGCGCTGTGCTGTTTCCCTCTGCTCTGCGGCTCCTGTCCGGCTCAATGCAGCTGCTTTTACCACAAGCTGAGCGACGGATCCAAGTCCAG GAGCGTTCTGTGCAATGACCCCGATCTCACTGACATCCCAGACAACTTTCCCCTGGACGCCTCCAAACTGCGCATCGAGAAGACGTCGCTCAGCCGCATCTCCAGCGCCCCCTTCCTGCAGCTCAGCAGCCTGGAGTATCTCTGGATCTCCTTCAACTCGCTCTCCTCCATCAGCCCAGACACTTTCCGTGGACTTTACGCTCTGGATGAGCTACGGATGGATGGGAACGTTCTCACTTCTTTTCCGTGGGAATGTCTGCTGGACATGCCCAGCCTGCGGCTTCTGGACCTACACAATAATAAAATCAGCAGCATCCCGGCAGAAGCGACGCTGTACATCCGAAACCTAACCTACCTGGACCTGTCCAGCAACAGCCTGACTACGGTTCCACCGGAGGTGCTGATGTCCTGGTTCTCCCCGAAGCCTCCACCGGACGCCGAGGGCTCCAGAATGATCCTGGGTGAGTGTTTCTGCACCGCTGACATTCCTCTGTAGACTCTTCTCACTGACAGGCGAATAACCCGACTCTCTGTTCTGTTCACAGGTCTGCACGATAACCCCTGGCAGTGCGACTGCCGCCTGTTTGACCTGGTGCAGTTCCAGAAGTTTCCCTCGTCCTCAGTGGCGTTCATTGATACGGGCCTGCGCTGCGCTGAACCGGAGAGTCTGTCTGGTGTTCTGTTCTCAGACGCTGAGTTGCGCAGGTGCCAGATCCCCCGCGTGCACACAGCCGTGGCCCGAGTTCGCAGCTCCATCGGGAATAATGTGCTGCTGCGCTGCGGGACCATCGGCGTACCCATCCCAGAGCTGAGCTGGGCCCGAGCCGACGGCAAGCCCATGAACGGCACCG TTCAGCAGGAGGTGTCCAAAGAGGGCATCATCTGGTCCATCCTCAGCGTGCCCGCCGTCTCCTACCGTGATTCAGGAAAATACGTCTGCAGAGCCACTAACTTCGTGGGCAGCGCCGATGCCATCATCTCACTTGTTATTTCTGATACGTGGCAGATCGACGAAGCGGTGGCCAAGAGAAGCCACGGGAAGAAGAACGGAGGCTTCGGGCGCGCAGCGTATCAGGAGAAGCTGATTGCCAGATACGTTCCTCCGTCCACCTCGGCCGCCGTACCCATCATCGAGCCACTGAACGCTCCGCAGGGCTCATCCTCCATCCAGATCGAGAGCTACAGTGTTTCTGCAGACGCATCGAAGCCGAAGACGAAGCTAAAGCCAAAGCCAACACCGCCCCCTGTGAGTCAAACGGAGCCGGTGGCGCTGCAGAGGGATGTGCTTAATAACCTGGAGCCGAACGCCTCCTCGCTGCAGCAGGGTCCCGAGCGCCGCGTGGTGCGCTCCGTTAAGATCATTGGCGACACTGACCACACTGTCTCGCTGAACTGGCGTGCGCCCACCGCCACCAACACCACCTCCTTCAGTGTGCTGTACGCCGTCTTCGGGGAGCGCGACATGAGGCGCATCAATGTCGGCCCAGGCAAGAACCGCATTACCATCGAAGGCCTGGTGCCCAAAACCAAGTACatcgcatgtgtgtgtgtgaaggggcTGATCCCCAAGAAAGAGCAGTGTGTGATCTTCTCCACGGACGAGGCGGCGAGTGCCAGCGGCACACAGAAGCTGATTAATGTGGTGGTGATCACGGTGGCGTGTGTGATCGCCGTCCCGCTGACGCTCATCGTGTGCTGCGGAGCGCTGAAGCGGCGGCTACAGAAGCTGCTGGGCcgaaagtccaaagacatccagGACTCGTACGTGACGTTCGAGACGCTGCCACCGGGTACCAAAGCCAAAGGGCTGGAGGGAGAATTCCTGACCCGACTGAACCCAGACGAGTCCAACCGGCTGCTGTCCGCACGCTCCAGCGTCGACTCTGAGGCCACGGCGCGCACTGAAGGACAGCCCAATGAGTACTTCTGCTGa
- the LOC130220294 gene encoding cadherin-related family member 1: protein MKPTGSEIFTVFAKDGDQSSPNPIHYSILNGSDGFFSINSSSGCISLVLFPVQLRNELYELRVQAAEVGADGVFADSSITTVTIRVVDLNNHPPTFYGESGPQNRFDISMYEHPAEGEILRGLKITVNDSDQGANAKFRLVLVGPSRVLRVVPQTVLNEAQVTVIVENSSAIDYEKHQFLTFKLLAVEIDTPERFSATADIVINLLDTNDNTPKFSSEFYIARIPENSPGGSNVVSVTATDPDSGLWGEVKYSIYGSGADLFLIHPSSGIIYTQPWATLDAEVKSKYNFYVKAEDTEGKYSLAEVFVTVLDQNDHPPEFNENFLEKTMIIGAPVKIQAVDEDAEEPNNLIEYSIMKADPDNIFDINTSTGEIKLKPYIKSLEIVQNISKQRECRWSVVVQARDRGSPSFSTTAVVKIDITEANRFNGPMSAFLKQSRENPLQVLVLALSGITAVVLLTVLISTIIYCRNTKSNRIMPARRIIRRRAKESQHWSFRPAFGQMEPGPGPVPEEENNGGNQNTNNNSSSPGAHAPTPRAPAPTPRAPALAPRAPAPTPAPRAPVPAPRVPAPRAPVLPCPPTVSSERLRPVPTVSGAVACSSSREGTGGIGSALVSELKMRIEQKIIEANQSYYY, encoded by the exons ATGAAACCAACG GGTTCAGAGATTTTCACAGTTTTTGCAAAGGATGGAGACCAGAGCAGCCCCAACCCCATTCATTACTCCATCCTGAATG GCAGTGACGGTTTCTTCAGCATCAACAGCTCCAGTGGCTGCATCAGTCTGGTCTTGTTTCCTGTTCAGCTGAGGAATGAGTTATACGAGCTCAGAGTGCAG GCTGCAGAGGTGGGCGCTGATGGAGTGTTTGCAGACTCGTCCATCACCACCGTCACCATTCGGGTGGTGGATCTGAACAATCATCCACCCACATTCTATGGAGAAAGCGGCCCACAGAACCGCTTTGACATCAGCATGTACGAGCACCCGGCGGAGGGAGAGATCCTGCGCGGACTAAAGATCACCGTCAATGACTCCGACCAG GGGGCGAATGCTAAATTCCGTCTTGTGCTGGTGGGACCATCTCGGGTTCTCCGTGTGGTTCCTCAGACGGTCCTGAATGAAGCCCAGGTCACCGTCATCGTGGAGAACTCCAGCGCCATCGACTATGAGAAACACCAGTTCTTAACCTTTAAG cTGTTAGCGGTAGAGATCGACACTCCGGAGCGCTTCAGTGCCACCGCAGACATCGTGATCAATCTTCTGGACACAAACGACAACACTCCTAAATTCTCCTCTGAGTTTTACATCGCCAGGATTCCTGAAAACTCTCCTGGAGGCTCCAACGTCGTCTCCGTGACT GCGACTGACCCGGACTCAGGCCTGTGGGGTGAAGTCAAATACTCCATCTACGGCTCCGGAGCGGATCT GTTCCTCATCCACCCCTCGTCCGGCATCATCTACACGCAGCCCTGGGCCACTTTAGATGCTGAAGTCAAGTCCAAATATAATTTCTATGTAAAAGCTGAAGACACCGAGGGCAAGTACAGCCTGGCAGAGGTTTTTGTGACAGTTCTCGACCAAAACGACCATCCGCCAGAGTTCAACGAGAACTTCCTGGAGAAGACGATGATCATTGGTGCTCCGGTGAAAATACAG GCGGTGGACGAGGATGCGGAGGAGCCCAATAACCTGATCGAGTACTCCATCATGAAAGCAGATCCAGACAACATCTTCGACATCAACACATCCACGGGCGAGATCAAGCTCAAACCCTACATCAAGAGTCTGGAGATCGTGCAGAACATCAGTAAGCAGAGGGAGTGCCGCTGGTCAGTGGTGGTGCAGGCCCGAGACCGCGGATCTCCATCCTTCAGCACCACGGCAGTCGTGAAGATCGACATCACGGAGGCG AACCGCTTTAACGGGCCCATGTCTGCATTCCTGAAGCAGAGCCGGGAGAACCCGCTGCAGGTGCTGGTTCTGGCGCTCAGCGGCATCACTGCTGTGGTTCTGTTGACGGTTCTGATCTCCACCATCATTTACTGCCGCAACACAAAATCCAACCGCATCATGCCGGCGCGCCGCATCATCCGCAGGAGAGCCAAAGAGTCGCAGCACTGGAGCTTCAGGCCTGCGTTTGGGCAGATGGAGCCTGGCCCGGGACCAGTTCCAGAAGAGGAGAACAATGGAGGAAACCAGaacaccaacaacaacagcagcagcccCGGAGCCCACGCACCCACACCCAGAGCGCCTGCACCCACACCCAGAGCGCCTGCACTCGCACCCAGAGCCCCTGCACCCACACCCGCACCCAGAGCACCTGTGCCTGCACCCAGAGTTCCTGCACCCAGAGCCCCAGTCTTACCGTGCCCGCCGACGGTGTCCAGTGAGCGGCTCCGGCCGGTGCCCACGGTGTCGGGCGCGGTGGCCTGCAGCTCCAGCAGGGAGGGCACCGGCGGCATCGGATCGGCTCTGGTGTCGGAGCTGAAAATGCGGATTGAGCAGAAGATCATCGAGGCCAATCAGAGCTACTATTACTGA
- the rgrb gene encoding retinal G protein coupled receptor b: MASYPLPEGFTDFDMFAFGSALLVGGLLGFFLNAISALAFLRVKEMQTPNNFFIFNLAVADLSLNINGLVAAYACYLRHWPFGSEGCQIHAFQGMVSILAAISFLGAVAWDRYHQYCTKQKMFWSTSITISCLIWILAVFWAAMPLPAIGWGVFDFEPLRTCCTLDYSQGDRGYITYMVTITVLYLAFPVLVLQSSYSAIHAYFKKTHHYRFNTGLPLKALLFCWGPYVLVCSFACFEDVSVVSPRLRMVLPVLAKTSPIFHAVLYAYGNEFYRGGVWQFLTGQKSADKKK; the protein is encoded by the exons ATGGCTTCTTACCCGTTACCGGAGGGCTTCACCGACTTCGACATGTTCGCCTTCGGGTCCGCGCTGCTGGTGGGCG GTCTTCTGGGGTTTTTCCTGAACGCGATCTCGGCTCTGGCGTTCCTCAGGGTCAAAGAGATGCAGACGCCCAATAACTTCTTCATCTTTAACCTGGCCGTGGCCGACCTGAGCCTCAACATCAACGGTCTAGTGGCGGCGTACGCCTGTTACCTGCG GCACTGGCCCTTTGGCTCTGAGGGCTGTCAGATTCATGCGTTTCAGGGAATGGTGTCGATTCTGGCCGCCATCAGTTTCCTGGGTGCAGTGGCCTGGGACCGATACCACCAGTACTGCACCA AGCAGAAGATGTTCTGGAGCACGTCCATCACCATCAGCTGCCTCATCTGGATCCTGGCTGTGTTCTGGGCTGCGATGCCTCTGCCTGCCATTGGCTGGGGTGTGTTCGACTTTGAGCCGCTGAGGACGTGCTGCACCCTGGACTACAGTCAGGGCGACAG AGGCTACATCACCTACATGGTGACCATCACTGTGCTGTACCTGGCCTTCCCGGTGCTGGTGCTGCAGTCGTCCTACAGCGCCATCCACGCCTACTTCAAGAAGACTCACCACTATAGG TTTAACACCGGTCTGCCGCTGAAGGCTCTGCTGTTCTGCTGGGGTCCATATGTGCTGGTCTGCAGCTTCGCCTGCTTCGAGGACGTGTCTGTGGTGTCGCCACGCCTCAGGAtg GTGCTGCCGGTGCTGGCCAAAACCTCTCCCATCTTCCACGCCGTCCTGTACGCGTACGGAAACGAGTTCTACCGCGGCGGCGTCTGGCAGTTCCTCACCGGACAGAAATCTgcagacaaaaagaaataa